The Mucilaginibacter mallensis genome has a segment encoding these proteins:
- the mraZ gene encoding division/cell wall cluster transcriptional repressor MraZ, with the protein MSNFLGEFDCKLDDRNRLMIPANLMKQLPGADSEGLVVNRGFEKHLVIYTKKEWDIIVEDLSKLNQYEKRTREFIRYFTRGATHLTLDKLNRVVLSKVLMDYAGIKAEVILACQLNKIELWARDAYEDQMDSEPENFANLAEEVMGNKARRGDE; encoded by the coding sequence ATGTCCAATTTTTTAGGTGAATTTGATTGCAAACTCGATGACAGGAATCGCTTAATGATCCCTGCCAATCTCATGAAGCAGCTCCCCGGAGCTGACAGTGAGGGGCTTGTGGTTAACCGGGGGTTTGAGAAACACCTGGTCATCTACACCAAAAAAGAATGGGATATAATAGTTGAAGACCTCAGCAAATTGAACCAATACGAGAAAAGAACAAGAGAGTTTATCAGGTATTTCACCCGCGGTGCGACACATTTGACGTTGGACAAGCTAAACCGGGTGGTATTATCAAAAGTGCTGATGGACTACGCCGGAATTAAGGCTGAAGTGATTTTGGCTTGCCAGTTAAACAAAATTGAGCTTTGGGCTCGGGATGCATACGAAGACCAGATGGATAGCGAGCCTGAAAACTTTGCTAATCTGGCGGAGGAAGTAATGGGTAATAAAGCAAGGAGAGGAGATGAGTAA
- the rsmH gene encoding 16S rRNA (cytosine(1402)-N(4))-methyltransferase RsmH produces MSNYHTPVMLKECIEALDIRPDGTYVDVTFGGGGHSRAIMKHLGKDGVLLAFDQDADAQQNVIADDRFVFVDQNFRYLKNFARLHGAIPVDGILADLGVSSYQFDQAERGFSIRFDAELDMRMNQSSDLTAKEIVNNYTEAELHRIFGIYGEIQNAKSLANTIVTARLNAPIVTIADLKNAISARIPKGKENKYLAQVFQALRIEVNQELEALKDFLVQSAEVLVSGGRLVVMSYHSLEDRLVKNFIAKGKFSGEVEKDFFGNDQKPFDAVSRGAITASTEEIEKNNRARSAKLRIAVKK; encoded by the coding sequence ATGAGTAATTACCATACACCGGTTATGCTTAAGGAATGTATCGAGGCACTTGATATCCGCCCGGATGGTACTTATGTTGATGTTACCTTCGGTGGTGGCGGCCACTCGCGCGCGATTATGAAGCATTTGGGCAAGGATGGCGTATTGCTGGCCTTTGATCAGGATGCTGATGCGCAGCAGAATGTGATTGCTGATGATCGTTTTGTTTTTGTAGATCAGAACTTTCGTTATCTCAAGAATTTCGCGCGTTTGCATGGCGCTATTCCGGTTGATGGGATATTGGCTGATCTGGGTGTTTCGTCTTATCAATTCGACCAGGCAGAACGTGGTTTTTCCATCAGGTTTGATGCCGAGCTGGATATGCGGATGAATCAATCATCCGACTTAACCGCTAAAGAAATAGTAAACAATTATACCGAAGCCGAACTGCACCGCATCTTCGGTATTTATGGTGAGATACAGAATGCCAAATCGCTGGCCAATACCATTGTTACCGCCCGCCTAAACGCGCCGATAGTAACTATTGCTGACCTGAAAAATGCGATCTCGGCACGTATCCCGAAAGGGAAAGAAAATAAATACCTGGCGCAGGTTTTTCAGGCTTTGCGCATTGAGGTAAACCAGGAACTGGAAGCATTAAAAGATTTCCTTGTTCAGTCGGCAGAGGTGCTGGTATCGGGTGGCAGGCTGGTGGTAATGTCATATCATTCGCTGGAGGACAGGCTGGTAAAGAATTTCATCGCTAAAGGAAAATTTAGTGGTGAGGTGGAGAAGGATTTTTTTGGGAATGATCAAAAACCGTTTGATGCGGTAAGTCGTGGGGCTATAACCGCATCGACAGAAGAAATAGAGAAAAATAACAGGGCACGTAGCGCGAAATTAAGAATAGCTGTAAAAAAATGA
- the mraY gene encoding phospho-N-acetylmuramoyl-pentapeptide-transferase has protein sequence MLYYLFAFLDKNYNIPGGGLFQYITFRMALAVITSLLITTVYGRRLIDYLRYKQVGETVRNLGLEGQMQKAGTPTMGGLIIILGILVPTLLFAKLGNIYIIMMLVTTVWLGAIGFLDDYIKIFKKNKEGLAGRFKITGQVGLALFIGWTMYFNTDIIIRQEVKLPVTTDAPVQFHLKGKTPVYTQDIKSTKTTMPFYKNNELDYGKVIKFMGAGYEHYTLVVFLFFVILIITAVSNGANITDGIDGLATGTSAIIGVTLALLAYVSGNTVIADYLNIMYIPNSGELVIFAGAFVGACVGFLWYNSYPAQVFMGDTGSLAIGGIIAVFAIMIRKELMVPLLCGIFLVENASVIIQVSWFKYTKKRFGEGRRVFLMAPLHHHYQKKGFHEAKIVTRFWIICILLAIVTIITLKVR, from the coding sequence ATGCTATATTACCTATTTGCCTTTCTTGACAAGAATTACAATATACCGGGTGGTGGGTTGTTTCAGTACATCACGTTCCGTATGGCATTGGCTGTGATCACCTCATTGCTTATTACAACTGTTTATGGCCGCAGACTGATCGATTATTTGCGCTATAAACAAGTAGGTGAAACCGTAAGAAATTTAGGGCTGGAAGGCCAGATGCAAAAAGCAGGTACCCCCACGATGGGTGGCCTCATCATCATTTTAGGCATCCTGGTGCCGACACTGTTATTTGCCAAACTGGGTAATATCTATATCATCATGATGCTGGTTACCACCGTATGGCTTGGCGCTATCGGCTTTTTGGATGATTATATTAAAATATTCAAGAAAAATAAAGAAGGCCTTGCTGGTAGGTTTAAAATTACCGGTCAGGTTGGATTGGCGCTGTTTATCGGTTGGACTATGTATTTCAATACAGATATCATCATCCGGCAGGAAGTTAAACTACCGGTTACAACAGATGCACCTGTACAATTTCATTTAAAAGGTAAAACCCCGGTTTACACGCAGGATATCAAATCCACTAAAACCACCATGCCATTCTATAAAAATAACGAGTTAGATTATGGCAAGGTGATCAAATTTATGGGAGCTGGCTACGAGCATTATACACTGGTAGTGTTCCTGTTCTTTGTGATCCTGATTATAACCGCGGTATCCAACGGGGCCAATATAACGGATGGTATTGACGGGCTCGCGACAGGGACATCGGCCATAATAGGGGTCACGCTGGCCTTGCTCGCCTATGTATCGGGTAACACGGTTATTGCCGATTACCTGAACATTATGTACATCCCCAACTCGGGCGAGCTGGTGATTTTCGCGGGTGCTTTTGTAGGTGCTTGTGTGGGCTTTTTATGGTACAACTCATACCCGGCACAGGTATTTATGGGCGATACAGGCAGTTTGGCAATAGGCGGTATCATAGCGGTATTCGCTATCATGATACGTAAGGAATTAATGGTGCCGCTGTTATGCGGGATATTTTTGGTAGAGAACGCCTCGGTTATCATACAGGTTTCATGGTTCAAGTACACCAAGAAAAGATTTGGTGAAGGCCGGAGAGTTTTCCTGATGGCGCCGCTGCATCACCATTATCAAAAGAAAGGCTTTCATGAAGCAAAGATCGTAACCCGCTTCTGGATCATTTGTATCCTGCTGGCGATTGTGACGATCATAACATTGAAAGTGAGATAA
- a CDS encoding UDP-N-acetylmuramoyl-L-alanyl-D-glutamate--2,6-diaminopimelate ligase produces MKYLSEILEGLAFTELQGSADTEITAVVFDSRKVVPGCLFVAVKGTVVDGHDYIDQAMKDGATVIICEDLPAHTASEVDFLMVANSAIALGIVAANFYDIPSAKLKLVGVTGTNGKTTIATLLYQLFRDLGYKCGLLSTVENQINGKIIPSTHTTPDPVELNRLMDDMVNAGCDYCFMEVSSHAVAQHRIVGLQFAGGIFTNLTHDHLDYHKTFALYLKAKKTFFDELPKSAFALTNLDDKNGNVMLQNTNAHKKTYGLKNMADYKAKILENQFGGLLLQIDSEDVWFKMVGTFNAYNLMAVYAAAMLLEQDKAKVLTILSKLTGAEGRFEYVIAPNKIIGIVDYAHTPDAVQNVLSTIHDIRKGNEKVITVIGCGGDRDKTKRPIMAKVACEWSDKVILTSDNPRTEDPAQIIKDMEEGVDPAFKRFTISITDRREAIKTACHLARPGDIILLAGKGHEKYQEINGVKNHFDDMEELLEQFKTIE; encoded by the coding sequence ATGAAGTATTTGAGCGAAATATTAGAGGGGCTTGCATTCACGGAACTACAGGGTAGTGCCGATACGGAAATAACTGCTGTTGTTTTTGATTCGCGCAAGGTAGTGCCGGGTTGTTTATTTGTGGCCGTAAAAGGTACCGTGGTTGATGGTCATGATTATATTGACCAGGCGATGAAGGATGGAGCCACAGTCATAATTTGCGAGGATCTGCCCGCTCATACTGCCAGTGAAGTTGACTTTTTAATGGTAGCCAACTCAGCAATAGCTTTGGGTATTGTAGCTGCTAATTTTTATGATATACCATCAGCCAAATTAAAATTGGTGGGTGTAACCGGCACTAATGGTAAAACAACTATTGCCACATTGCTTTATCAGTTATTCCGCGATCTGGGGTATAAATGCGGTTTGCTATCTACAGTTGAAAATCAGATCAACGGTAAAATAATTCCATCAACCCATACCACACCCGACCCTGTTGAACTAAACAGGCTGATGGACGATATGGTGAACGCCGGTTGTGATTACTGCTTTATGGAAGTAAGCTCGCATGCCGTTGCACAGCACCGGATTGTGGGATTGCAATTTGCAGGGGGGATATTCACCAACCTAACACACGATCACTTAGATTATCATAAAACATTCGCCCTTTATTTAAAGGCCAAAAAAACCTTTTTTGATGAGCTGCCGAAAAGCGCGTTCGCGTTAACCAATCTTGATGATAAGAATGGTAATGTAATGCTGCAAAATACCAACGCACATAAAAAAACCTACGGCCTTAAAAATATGGCCGATTATAAAGCCAAGATCCTTGAAAATCAATTCGGCGGCTTGCTGCTGCAGATTGATAGCGAAGATGTTTGGTTTAAAATGGTGGGCACCTTTAACGCCTACAACCTGATGGCAGTTTATGCTGCCGCGATGTTATTGGAGCAGGATAAAGCCAAGGTGTTAACCATCCTGAGCAAGCTAACAGGTGCCGAGGGAAGGTTTGAATATGTAATAGCGCCAAACAAGATCATCGGTATTGTTGATTACGCGCATACGCCTGATGCGGTGCAGAATGTGTTAAGCACCATCCATGATATCCGCAAGGGAAATGAAAAAGTGATAACCGTTATTGGCTGCGGCGGCGACAGAGATAAAACCAAGCGCCCCATTATGGCAAAGGTTGCCTGCGAGTGGAGCGATAAGGTGATATTAACATCTGATAATCCGCGCACAGAAGATCCGGCGCAGATCATTAAGGATATGGAAGAAGGCGTTGACCCGGCGTTTAAAAGATTTACCATCAGCATAACAGACAGACGTGAGGCTATTAAAACAGCTTGCCATTTAGCACGCCCGGGCGATATCATCCTGCTGGCGGGCAAGGGTCACGAAAAGTACCAGGAAATTAATGGTGTAAAAAACCATTTTGATGATATGGAAGAGCTATTGGAGCAATTTAAAACGATTGAATAA
- a CDS encoding penicillin-binding protein, with protein sequence MSIRTNILLRVYLAFGLILLFAGAVAIQLCRLQFVQGAKWKAMSVKLSTRYENVEAARGNILAVDGSLLATSVPEYEVHMDMLAGGIADDKVFYGKVDSLALKLSKFYGDKSEREYSRMLRNARKDSARYELIRRKVTYQELKQLRTFPIFNMGKYKGGMIIVQQNKRILPFRSLAQRTIGYKNENVKNAVGLEGAFSGYINGENGKRLMQRTVGGTWIPVNDDEDEVPSKDGADIISTIDVNFQDVAQSALKDQLIKSAADYGCVVLMEVATGEIRAIANYTRTKDGDYQEKLNYAISNATDPGSTFKLASYMTLFDQHKIDTNSTVDAENGRYDMFYKGKLLKTFRDAEQGNYVMTAKRAFEESSNVAVVKFVSSHYGDNPRQYTDNLRNNLHLNDKLQLQIPGEAQPVVKDPSARSWSKLTLPQMAYGYEMQITPLQMLTLYNSVANNGTMIAPIFVKEIQRLGNTVEQFHARVINPKVCSDATLGKMKAMLEGVVQEGTGKLVIKNPLYTVAGKTGTAQIANGSSGYGATKTYQASFCGYFPADHPKYSMIVVINHPTQGNYLAAYVAGPVFRQIADRVYASDLDINQKPAVHYVGNTTMPQVKQGNIAAVHKVYAKLGLKALYASNNVSPGAPDTSNGIAQEDADYKSGSVPSVIGMGLSDALYRLGNAGYKVAVRGSGAVKTQSVTGGSLIPKGSKVTIELQ encoded by the coding sequence ATGAGTATAAGAACCAACATACTGCTCAGGGTATATCTAGCTTTCGGGCTGATCCTTTTGTTTGCCGGCGCGGTTGCTATCCAACTGTGCCGCTTGCAATTTGTACAGGGTGCAAAGTGGAAAGCCATGTCGGTTAAGCTATCAACGCGTTACGAGAACGTTGAAGCCGCTCGCGGTAACATTTTAGCGGTTGATGGCAGTTTGCTCGCCACATCGGTACCTGAGTATGAGGTGCACATGGATATGCTTGCCGGTGGTATTGCTGATGATAAGGTGTTCTATGGCAAAGTGGATTCTCTGGCCCTGAAGCTTTCAAAATTTTATGGTGATAAATCGGAAAGGGAATATTCACGTATGCTGCGTAATGCCCGTAAGGATAGCGCACGCTATGAACTCATCAGGCGTAAGGTCACTTACCAGGAATTAAAGCAACTGCGCACGTTCCCGATATTTAATATGGGGAAATATAAAGGCGGGATGATCATTGTACAGCAGAATAAACGGATTCTGCCATTCAGGTCATTGGCTCAGCGTACTATCGGCTATAAAAATGAGAACGTAAAAAATGCTGTTGGTCTTGAGGGTGCTTTTTCGGGCTACATTAATGGCGAAAACGGCAAACGTTTAATGCAGCGTACCGTAGGTGGTACATGGATACCGGTTAATGATGATGAAGACGAAGTGCCCAGCAAAGATGGTGCGGATATTATATCAACCATTGATGTGAACTTCCAGGATGTGGCGCAGTCGGCATTAAAAGATCAGTTGATAAAAAGTGCTGCCGATTATGGTTGTGTGGTGCTGATGGAGGTTGCAACAGGCGAAATAAGGGCGATTGCTAATTATACAAGAACCAAGGATGGCGACTATCAGGAGAAGCTGAATTATGCGATCAGCAACGCAACTGATCCGGGTTCAACATTTAAACTGGCCAGTTACATGACTTTGTTTGATCAGCATAAAATAGATACCAATAGTACGGTGGATGCGGAAAATGGCCGTTATGATATGTTTTATAAAGGCAAACTGCTTAAAACATTCAGGGATGCGGAACAAGGCAATTATGTAATGACTGCAAAAAGAGCTTTTGAAGAATCGTCAAACGTAGCGGTTGTGAAATTTGTATCGTCGCATTACGGTGATAATCCAAGGCAGTATACTGATAACCTGCGCAATAACCTGCATTTAAATGATAAGCTGCAATTGCAGATTCCTGGTGAAGCGCAACCGGTAGTAAAAGACCCATCGGCTCGTAGCTGGAGTAAATTAACACTGCCGCAAATGGCTTACGGCTATGAAATGCAGATTACACCATTACAAATGCTAACACTATATAACTCAGTTGCTAATAATGGTACTATGATAGCGCCAATATTTGTAAAAGAGATCCAGCGTTTGGGGAATACCGTTGAGCAATTCCACGCAAGGGTAATCAATCCAAAAGTTTGCTCTGACGCTACTTTGGGTAAGATGAAAGCAATGCTGGAAGGCGTAGTACAGGAAGGTACCGGAAAGCTTGTTATAAAAAATCCACTGTATACTGTTGCAGGAAAAACAGGTACTGCTCAAATAGCAAATGGCTCAAGCGGCTATGGTGCTACTAAAACTTATCAGGCATCGTTTTGCGGATATTTTCCGGCTGATCACCCTAAATATTCCATGATAGTAGTGATCAATCACCCTACACAGGGTAATTATTTAGCAGCTTATGTAGCGGGCCCGGTTTTCAGGCAAATAGCCGACCGCGTTTACGCTAGTGATCTGGATATTAATCAAAAACCTGCCGTGCATTATGTGGGCAATACCACTATGCCGCAGGTAAAGCAGGGCAATATTGCTGCTGTACATAAAGTATATGCCAAGCTAGGGCTTAAAGCACTATATGCATCAAACAACGTAAGCCCCGGCGCGCCTGATACCAGTAATGGCATAGCGCAGGAAGATGCTGATTACAAGAGCGGCAGCGTGCCATCAGTAATAGGTATGGGTTTGAGTGATGCATTGTACCGTTTAGGTAACGCGGGCTATAAGGTAGCGGTAAGAGGTAGCGGAGCGGTGAAAACCCAATCGGTAACAGGCGGTAGTTTAATACCAAAAGGATCAAAAGTAACCATAGAACTGCAATGA
- a CDS encoding FtsL-like putative cell division protein — protein sequence MTNRLRTEVQEEEEAEKQLIVEEKPRKKEIPDNVFTQFFSKGFISTEAATNALPFVLYVALLGMLYIGNRHLAEKNIHDIDKITKEVKELSWDYKSTKADLAFKSTLSEVKKRVDTLSLGIKETMQPPQKITVKEGEQ from the coding sequence ATGACCAATCGTTTACGCACAGAAGTTCAGGAAGAGGAAGAAGCCGAAAAGCAACTCATTGTTGAGGAAAAGCCTAGAAAAAAGGAGATCCCCGATAATGTTTTTACGCAGTTTTTTTCCAAAGGGTTTATCAGTACCGAAGCGGCTACTAATGCGCTTCCGTTTGTGCTGTATGTGGCTTTATTGGGCATGCTATACATCGGTAACCGCCACCTTGCTGAAAAGAATATTCATGATATTGATAAGATAACAAAAGAGGTAAAAGAACTAAGCTGGGATTATAAATCAACCAAGGCTGACCTGGCTTTTAAGAGCACATTGTCAGAGGTTAAAAAACGGGTGGATACGCTGTCATTGGGTATAAAGGAAACTATGCAGCCGCCGCAAAAAATAACGGTGAAGGAGGGTGAGCAATGA
- the murD gene encoding UDP-N-acetylmuramoyl-L-alanine--D-glutamate ligase, whose product MINESTHIANQKLPLQGAGGLVVLGAGESGVGAAYLAQQQGYDVFVSDFGAIATDYKKQLQDWKIPFEEKQHTEEKILSAVEVIKSPGIPEKAPIVKKLKEKGIPVISEIEFAGRYTNAKIIGVTGSNGKTTTTSLTYHILKSAGLNVGLAGNIGKSFAYQVATEKYDYYVLELSSFMLDDMYEFKVDIAILLNITPDHLDRYDYKMDNYVASKFRVTQNQTANDYFIFCADDPETIKGMQSREFTAQMLPFSIEKTIETGAYLDNDNIVINIHQQHFQMSITELALQGKHNVYNSMASGIVAKVLELRNETIRESMGDFKNIEHRLESVGKISGISFINDSKATNVNSTWYALESMTSDVILIMGGVDKGNDYTMLNELVRQKVKAIVCLGRDNDRIHKAFEHDVDTIIDTVSAEQAVQAAYHMATKGDTVLLSPACASFDLFKNYEDRGNQFKQAVKEL is encoded by the coding sequence ATGATAAACGAAAGCACCCATATTGCCAATCAAAAACTCCCCCTTCAGGGGGCTGGGGGGCTTGTTGTTCTCGGCGCGGGCGAAAGCGGCGTTGGGGCGGCATATCTTGCGCAGCAGCAGGGGTATGATGTTTTTGTATCAGATTTTGGAGCGATCGCAACTGATTATAAAAAGCAATTACAGGATTGGAAGATCCCTTTCGAGGAAAAACAACATACCGAGGAAAAGATCTTAAGCGCGGTTGAAGTAATAAAAAGTCCGGGCATACCTGAAAAGGCACCGATTGTTAAAAAGCTAAAGGAAAAAGGTATTCCGGTTATATCAGAGATCGAATTTGCAGGCAGGTATACTAATGCAAAAATTATAGGGGTAACAGGTTCAAATGGTAAAACCACCACCACCAGCTTAACCTATCACATCCTGAAAAGTGCGGGCCTGAATGTGGGTTTAGCAGGTAATATAGGCAAAAGTTTTGCTTACCAGGTAGCTACCGAAAAGTACGATTACTATGTATTGGAGCTCAGCAGCTTTATGCTGGATGATATGTACGAGTTTAAGGTGGACATAGCCATACTGCTAAATATTACACCCGACCATCTCGACAGGTACGATTATAAAATGGATAACTACGTGGCATCAAAATTCCGTGTTACGCAAAATCAAACAGCCAATGATTATTTCATTTTCTGTGCCGATGATCCGGAAACTATCAAGGGTATGCAATCGCGCGAATTTACCGCGCAAATGCTGCCATTTTCTATTGAAAAAACTATTGAAACGGGAGCATATCTCGATAACGACAATATTGTCATAAACATACACCAACAACATTTTCAAATGTCAATTACAGAACTGGCCCTGCAGGGCAAGCACAACGTTTACAACTCAATGGCTTCAGGAATTGTAGCAAAAGTGCTGGAACTGCGCAACGAAACGATTAGAGAGAGCATGGGCGATTTCAAAAACATTGAGCATAGGCTTGAGTCGGTTGGGAAGATCTCCGGCATTAGCTTCATCAATGATTCTAAAGCCACCAATGTAAACTCAACCTGGTATGCGCTTGAAAGCATGACTAGCGATGTAATCCTGATTATGGGAGGTGTAGATAAAGGAAATGATTACACCATGCTTAATGAACTGGTAAGGCAAAAAGTAAAAGCCATTGTTTGCTTAGGCAGGGATAACGACCGCATACACAAAGCATTTGAGCATGATGTGGACACGATAATAGATACCGTATCAGCAGAACAGGCAGTGCAGGCGGCTTATCACATGGCAACAAAAGGCGATACAGTATTGCTGTCACCAGCATGCGCAAGTTTTGATTTGTTTAAGAACTATGAAGACAGAGGTAATCAGTTTAAACAGGCTGTGAAGGAATTATAA
- a CDS encoding four helix bundle protein yields the protein MESKPNLIVDLTFSFSLKIISFTEILESNKKYNMANQLFRSGTSIGANVREAQGAESKGDFRHKCKIAYKEAEETEYWLSLCKHADNYPFEESMYSDIKSIIKILGKIISSTH from the coding sequence GTGGAAAGCAAGCCAAATTTGATAGTTGATTTGACATTTAGTTTTTCTTTGAAAATAATTTCATTTACTGAAATATTAGAATCGAACAAGAAATACAACATGGCTAATCAATTATTTAGAAGTGGTACTTCCATTGGGGCAAATGTTAGGGAAGCTCAGGGAGCTGAGAGTAAAGGTGATTTTAGACATAAGTGTAAAATAGCTTATAAGGAGGCTGAAGAAACAGAATATTGGTTAAGCCTATGTAAGCATGCTGATAATTATCCATTTGAAGAAAGTATGTATTCAGATATAAAATCGATAATAAAAATATTAGGAAAGATCATT